Sequence from the Pseudomonas sp. 7SR1 genome:
CACGCTGAACAAGACCGGCAAGCTGGACGCCAGCGTGACCGTGGAGAACACCGGCAAGCGTGACGGCGAAACCGTGGTGCAGCTGTATATCCAGGACGTGACGGGCTCGATCATCCGTCCGGCGAAGGAACTGAAGAACTTCCAGAAGGTGATGCTCAAGGCCGGTGAGAAAAAGGTCATCCACTTCACCATCACCGAAGACGACCTGAAGTTCTACAATGCCCAGCTCAAATACGCGGCGGAGCCGGGCAAGTTCAATGTGCAGATCGGCCTGGATTCCCAGGACGTGAAGCAGCAGAGTTTCGAGTTGCTCTGACCTTCGGAACAACTTGATTTCCCGTGGGAGCGAGCTTGCTCGCCATGGCGTCAGATCAGCCGCATCGACATTGGCTGACACTGCGCCATCGCGAGCAAGCCCGCTCCCACAGTTGTATCTGGGTGTTCGGGCTAGCCGCGTCGATCCAGCAGGTTGACCACCAACCGATCCACCAGCCCCCATAACCGTTGCTTGAAGCGCTTCCACAACGGCCGACGCTGCCAGGCGTCCAGGTTGACCTGCTGGCTCTGGGCGAAGTCTCGCTCGAAACTGGCCGCCACCGCAGCGCTGAGTCGCGAATCGAGGGCCTCGAGGTTGGCCTCCAGATTGAAGCGCAGGTTCCAGTGATCGAAATTGCAGGAACCGATGCTGACCCAGTCATCCACCAGCACCATTTTCAGGTGCAGGAAACAGGGCTGGTATTCGAAGATCTTCACCCCGGCCTTGAGCAGGCGCGGGTAATAGCGATGCCCGGCGTAACGCACCGAGGGATGATCGGTGCGTGGGCCTGTAAGCAACAGCCGCACGTCGATGCCCCGGGCCGCGGCTTTGCGCAGGGAACGGCGCACGTTCCAGGTCGGCAGGAAATAAGGCGTCGCCATCCAGATCCGTTTCTGCCCGCTGTTCAACGCCCGGGACAGGGACTGCAGGATATCCCGGTGCTGGCGGGCGTCGGCATAGGCCACCCGGCCCATGCCCTCGCCCACCGGCGGTACACGAGGCAGTCGCGGCAGGCCGAAGTTGGAGGCCGGCTTCCAGGCACGACGGTGACGGTTGGCGAGCCACTGGCGGTCGAACAGCAACTGCCAGTCCAGCACCAGCGGGCCGATGATCTCCACCATGACTTCGTGCCATTGGCTGCGGTCGTCGAGGGGGTTCCAGAATTCATCGGTCACCCCGGTTCCGCCCACCACCGCCAGACGCTGGTCCACCAGCAGGAGCTTGCGATGATCGCGATAGAGGTTGCGCACCCAGCGGCGCCAGCTCAGGCGATTGTAGAAACGCAGCTCCACCCCCGCCTCCAGCAGGCGGTTGCGCAGGCCCAGGGTAAACGCCAGGCTGCCATAGTCATCGAACAGGCACCGCACGCGCACGCCCCGCTCGGCTGCCTGGACAAGGGCCTGGACCATCGCCTCGGCGCAAGCCCCCGCCTCCACCAGGTACAACTCCAGCTCGACCTGTTCCTGGGCCCGGGCGATTTCCACCAGCATGCGCGGAAAAAACTGCGGACCGTCGATCAACAGCTCGAACCTGTTGCCCTCACGCCAGGGAAATACCGGGCCGCTCACGTCAACGCGCCGTGAAAATCAGCACCGCATTCACCGGCACCGACAGGCTGATGGCTGACAGACCGGCCAGGTTGCGCAGCTTTTCCAGGCCCGGCGCCAAGTCGAAGTCCGCCGCGTTGAGCACCAGCGGCTCCAGGGTCACCACCTGGAAACGTCGTTCATCCAGGCGCGTCGCCAGCAGTTCGACGATGTATTCATGCTGCTTGCCATGCAGGTCCACTGTCAGCGGCAGGCGCAATTCCAACTGCGCGCCATTGGCCAGGTCCTGGATAGGGACCAGGTCGATCCGCGCCGTAACGGTGGCTTCGGCAAATTGCTTGATCTCGAACAGCTCGGCCCGCATGCGTTCGTCTCGCAGGGGAATGCCGCTGTTGATGGACTCCAGTTCCACCTCCAGGCGAGCCAGGCCATCGGGCTGGACCTGACCGTGGAGAACCAGGAAACGCTGGACCTCGGAAACGTTGCCGTTCTTGCTGCTGATGAACGACAGCCGCGACGATTCGCCGTCCAGGTACCAGTCGGCCTGGGCCGGCAGCGCGGCGCAGGCCAGCAGCAAGGTCGCGACAGCGTGAGAGAAAGACCGCTTGAACATACACACTCGGAGGGCAGATAAACCTGTG
This genomic interval carries:
- a CDS encoding YceI family protein, coding for MFKRSFSHAVATLLLACAALPAQADWYLDGESSRLSFISSKNGNVSEVQRFLVLHGQVQPDGLARLEVELESINSGIPLRDERMRAELFEIKQFAEATVTARIDLVPIQDLANGAQLELRLPLTVDLHGKQHEYIVELLATRLDERRFQVVTLEPLVLNAADFDLAPGLEKLRNLAGLSAISLSVPVNAVLIFTAR
- a CDS encoding phospholipase D-like domain-containing protein, with product MSGPVFPWREGNRFELLIDGPQFFPRMLVEIARAQEQVELELYLVEAGACAEAMVQALVQAAERGVRVRCLFDDYGSLAFTLGLRNRLLEAGVELRFYNRLSWRRWVRNLYRDHRKLLLVDQRLAVVGGTGVTDEFWNPLDDRSQWHEVMVEIIGPLVLDWQLLFDRQWLANRHRRAWKPASNFGLPRLPRVPPVGEGMGRVAYADARQHRDILQSLSRALNSGQKRIWMATPYFLPTWNVRRSLRKAAARGIDVRLLLTGPRTDHPSVRYAGHRYYPRLLKAGVKIFEYQPCFLHLKMVLVDDWVSIGSCNFDHWNLRFNLEANLEALDSRLSAAVAASFERDFAQSQQVNLDAWQRRPLWKRFKQRLWGLVDRLVVNLLDRRG